AGCGTCGGGTGAACCTCGTAGCCGGCCCGCGTGAGCACCGCGACGACGCGTTCGTCGTCGGGATCCGCCTCGGGGTCGTCCGGTGTCGACTCGGTCTCGTGAACCTCGTCGGCGCCGTCGAGGACGTTGACCGGGCTGGTCAGCGGCGCGTCGAAGAGGTCCTGGAGTTCCATGGCGACCTCGACGGAGGCGTTCATCCCGTCCTCGTACTTCGAGACGGTGCGCCGGGAGACGCCGAGTTCGTTCGCCAGCCGGCCGAGGCTCCAGTCGCGGTCCTCGCGTTCGTCGGCTAACAGGTCGCCGTCGATGTTCACGTAGAGGCCGCCGGGTGCGGCGTAGATCAGCGGCGGCACGTCCTCGATGAACAGGTTGTACGCGGTGTCGGGACTCAGCACGGGCACGCCGTGGCGGAAGTAGACGACGTCCGGTTTGAGATCCTCGTCGCGACTGCGCAGGCCGATCACCATCGGCGTCGCCTCGAGGTAGGTGCCGAGGCGGCGCATCTCGTGACCGGTTTCCTCGTTGAACGCGTCGATGTTGCCGAGGATCTTCACGAGAATGAGGTCCTCGCCGCGACGCGCAGCGACGTCGAAGCTCTTCGGGCGGATCGCACACCGGTCGCTTACCACGAATCCCGCGTCCTCTAACATCGCGGTAACGTTGCCGACCAGTGCGGAGCGGGACATAGGGATATGTAAGCAATTCCTTGTATAAGAGCGTTTCCCCCATGTCCGCCCGCCGTGTAGCGATTCGAATCTGTACCGGCAGTATACTTATATATCGGTTGGGGTCGTCGGGCCGCCCTCGGGCGGGTTTATAGGATCGGCCCGACCCGTTCGCGGCGCCTGAAGCGTCCCGAAAGGGGTTACTCCGCGCCCCCGTTACGGTCGGCCGATGACCATCGTCGGCCTCGACGACACCGATTCCCGCGAGCGCGGGATGTGTACGACCTACGTCGCCGCGCAGGTCGCCGAGCGACTGCGACGCGACGGCGCCGACGTTACGCGCCTCTTACTCGTGCGGCTCAACCCGGCCGTCGAGTACAAGACGCGGGGCAACGCCGCGCTGGCGATCCACGCCGACTGCGATCCCGACCGCGCGTTCGAGATCGCGCGAGAGCACCTCGAGGCGCTCGCGGAGACGGCCGACGAGCGGACGAATCCGGGGCTGGTGGTTGCGGATGTCGATGCCGACGCCGCTGATCCGATCCCCGACGACATCGCTACGTTCGCCCGCCGCGCGATCCGCGAGGAACTCCCGCTCGAGGCCGCGACGGATCTCCTCGAACACCACGAATACCGCGCGTGGGGCGCCGGCAACGGCCGCGGCCGGATCGGCGCGCTGGCCGCCGTCGGCGCGTGGCGGGCGCTCGAGGAGTGGACCCACGAGTACATCTCCTACCGCGAACCCGATCGGTGGGGAACCCCGCGCGAGGTCGACGACGAAAGCGTCTTCGCGGCGGCCGACTGGGGCTATCCCGCGGTCTGGGACACCGTCGACCGGGGCGAAAACGAGACGGTCTGCGTTCCCCACACGCCGGGCCCGATCCTCCACGGCATCCGGGGCGACGACCCCGACGCCGTCCGTGCCGTCGCCGAGCGCATCGACAGCGAACCCGTCGACTCGAGTCAGTTGTTCGTTACGAACCAGGGTACCGACGTCCACCTGCAGGACGGAACGATCGACGCGGTCCGGAACGGCCGCGCCTATCGGCTCGAGGGGCGGGTCGCGACGGTGCCGGAGACGCGACGCGGCGGCCACGTCTTTTTCGAACTCGCAGCGCCGAGTGAGAGGATTGAGACCGCCGAGGGCGAGGGCGAGGACGACCAACCTGTCGCCCACCGCCTCGAGTGCGCCGCCTTCGAGCCGACCAAGCGGTTCCGCGATCGGGTCCGCTCGCTCCGCGTCGGCGACCGGCTCACCGTCTGCGGCGAGGTCTCGCGCGGAACGCTCAAACTCGAGAAGTTCGCGGTTCGAGACCTCGTGACGACCGAGCGAGTGACGCCGACCTGTCCGGACTGTGACCGGCGGATGGAGAGCGCCGGCCGCAATCAGGGCTATCGCTGCCGCGAGTGCGGGACGAGCGCGCCCGGGAAGGAAGAAGTGCCCCTCGAGCGCGACCTCGAGGAAGGATGGTACGAGGTGCCGCCGTGTGCGCGGCGCCACATCGCGAAACCGCTGGTTCGCGGGGGGTTCGACGCGCCGACGCATCCGGAGCGGTAGCGCTGGGAAACGCCCTCACGACGGATACCGCCCGCAGCGTATTCCGCGTTGGCGCGCCCCCGCTCTCGAGTGCGCCATCATGATCGAGGCACCGCTGTAGGCTCTATACGCCCGCAAACGTAGTTTCAGATTAGTCTCGAGTATTTTTCCGCACGATTCGTGTCACACCCGTCCGCGTCCGCGGCGGGTGCGATGGGGCCGCCGTTAGACGCGTCGGCGCGCCGCGAGCAGCGCCACGGCGATGGCGCCGCCGATCAGTCCGGCGGCCGGTCCGAAGCCGGGCATGCCGTCGCCGCCCTCGGCGTCGACGCCGAGGTAGGTCGTCGCCGCTTCGGTGTCCATCTCGGCGAACTCGCGGTCGCCCTCGCCGGGCTCGTAGACGTCGGTGTCGTCGTCGACGAGTCCTTGCTCGGCGAGTGCATCCTGATCGAGTTCTTCGCCGTCGGGATCCTCGACGTAGACGTAGGTCGCGCCCTCGTCGCTCCCGCCGGAGATCTGCGTCAGCACGACGTTCTCGCCGAGGATGCCGTCCTCGAGGAGCGATTCCGTGCCGTTGAACTTCGCGCCCGCCTCGAGTTCGACGGTCTCGTTGTCGAAGTCGAGGTCGACCTTCGCGATCTCGAGTTCGGACTCCTCGAGCGCGGACGCGAACGCGCCGAACTGGCCGGCGTCTTGCTCCTGGCGGATCGAATCCGCAACCGAGGTGAGCGCGGTCTCGGCGAGATCCTCCGTCCCGATCTCCACGTTACCGTCGACGCTGATCTGTTCGTCCTCGGTGGCGGCGTTGAACTCGAAGACGACCCGCTCGTCGCTCATGTCGATCCCGCGGTCGGCGAGTTCGTCCGTGTACGCGTCGTAGTTCTCCGTGTCGCCGGTCGCCGTCGCCTCGAGTTCGACCCGGTTGTCGTCGGTGTAGGTCGCGCTCGCGTCCCACTCGAACGTCGATCGGAGATCCGCGGCCTGCTGGGCCTCGAGTCGAGTCTCGAAGTCCTCGAGTTGCTCGCCGAACTGGTCCGCGTCGTCGCCCTCGAGTTCGTCTTCCATCGAGGCCTCGCTGAGTTCGACGGCGGACGTCAGCAGCGGCGCGTACTCGCCGATCTCGACGGTCCATGTTGCGTCCATCGCCTCGGCGCTCGAGGTGAGGTCGAACTGGACCGTCTCGATCTCGACATTCGTCACCTGCCCGGCGATTTCTTCTGCCTCCTCGCGATCGAGGTCGGCCGTCGAATCGTCGGCGAGTTCGTCGGCGAGATTGTCCTCGAGGTCGTCGATCCCCTCGTAGGTGATCGTGTAGTCGAGTTCTTTCCAGTAGGTGTCTGCACTCTGCTCTTCGAAGCTGTGGTGGTCGATCTCGACCGTCACGTCGCCGCCGAGATCGTCCGCGAGGGAGCTGTACTGCTCCTCGAGCGTCGCTTTCGCGTCGGCTTCAGTTCCCCACTGCTCGGCGGGGTCCGTCAGGAACGCCTGCTCGGTCCCGCGCTCGCTGACCGCGACTTCGTAGCCGTTTTCGGTTTCGGTTTCGGTCAGGTCGAACGCGAACGTCTCCTCGGGCGAGTCGCCCGTCGCCATCGAACTGGCGCCGAAGTCGACGCTTACGTTGCCGGACGTTCGGAACGTGTCGGCGGTCGTCTCGATCGATCCGGAAGTCTCTGCGGACTCGAACAGCGAGGCCTGCTGGGTCGACGACAGCTGCTGGATATCGCCCGACTCGCCGCCCCCGAGCAGCGCGTAGACGTCCGCGTCGAACTCGCTGGTCTCGGCGCTTTGCTCGCCGCTGATCTGGACGTCGAGGTCCTCGACCTCCGGCGGCTGTTCCATCGTGAGCGCGCCGTTAGCCGAGAACATGTCGTCCTCGAGGACGGCGCTTACGTTCCCTTCGGCGTTCTCCAGTTCGCCGTCTTCGACGTCGTCTGCGATGAGGACGTGGGCCAGTCCCTCGGTGACGTCGGCGCCGATCTGGTACTCTTTGACGTCGTTGTCATCGTCCGCATAGACGAGGACGCCGCTCCCGTCGTCGTTCAGGTACAGTTCGTCCGCGCTCTCGAGTGCGTCATCGGTATCCGCACCGGCCTGGGCCTGGGTCGCCCCGGCCAGTCCGCTCGTCGCAAGCACCGAAAGCACCACGAGCACCGCGAGGCCGAGCGCTCGCACCGAGCGCCGCCCCGGTAGCAGTCCCGAATTCGTATCCGTAGGCATGTGCTCTCTCCGTTCTCAGCCCCTACTTATAAATATTCAAACTCGATTTCCCCGACAGAATATCCTCGTTCGACGGACGCGTCGACCGCGATACCGCCGCGGTGGAGAATTCGTGTGCGCTAGCACTCGAGTGCTGGCACCGCGACTCGAGTGCTGGTGCTACGGCTCAACGGTTGGTGCCGTGGGCGGAAAACGCGGGACGCAGAACGCAGAACCGTTAGGAGACGCTGACGCCCTGCCGCACGAGAAAGTCGCTCGCCGCCTTGATCTCGACGGGACTGCCGATGATCCGACAGTACCCCTCCCCCTCGTCGAAGATCGTGACCGTGAACTGCTCCTCGAGCTGCGACTCGAGGTCCGCGATCTCGAGGGTCTCCCGTCGAAGAACGATCTGGGTACTATCGCGCAGTCGCGCCGGATCGGGCATCGTACGGATCGACGTTATCCGGCTCGGGGTTTATGTGTGTCGAAGTCAGTTTGTATCGGTAATGAGTCGGATTCGAGGAGTCTCGCGGCCATCTATCCGGTATTTGCGCACCCTTCGAGTGGCGTTCCGAGAGCGGGCGAGGAGCGGCATTCCGAACCTTCTTGTTGGTGAAACGAATTGTTTCTATTAGTTCGACTATGCGTCCGCTCCTCCGCTATGTCCTGTCGCTGGTCGTCGGTGTCGGAGTGACCGCGGTCACGGTACAGGTCACCGGAACGACCGATCCGATCGTGTGGTCGCTGCTGCCGCTTTACGCCGCGGCGACCGCGCTCGTGGTCGGACACGCGGACGGCTGGGCTCGCCTCCTCCGAGCCGGCCGGAACCGCGGTGGGGGGCAGAAACTCGGCGCAATCGGGGGCGGAGTCGGCGCGCTCACGTTCTCCCTGCTGTTTTCCGTGTCGATCCCCGCCGGCGTCGCGGGGGTGGGACTGTTGCTGTTCGGTCAGGCCCTGACCGTCGCCGATTACGAGGCACAACGCGGCGAGGCCCCTCCTGCCCGTACCCGCGACGGCGGCAGCGCGAACTGATCGCCCTCGACCTCGAGGGCGTTCCCGAGTCGACCGACCGGGCGGCATGGAAAGTGTTTTTCGGCGCGGGCGGTTGGATACTGACAAATGGGGCTCGAGGAGGAGATCGAGGAGATCGAGGAAGAAATCGCCAACACGCCCTACAACAAGTCGACGGAGGCCCACATCGGCCGGCTCAAGTCGAAGCTCGCGGAGAAGAAGGAGAAGCTGGAGAATCAGCAATCCGGTTCGGGCGGCGGTGGCGGCTACTCCGTCGAGAAACACGGCGACGCGACCGTCGCGCTGGTCGGATTCCCGAGCGTCGGCAAGTCGTCGCTGCTGAACTCGCTGACCAACGCCGAGAGCGAGACCGGCTCCTACGAGTTCACGACGCTGGACGTCAACCCCGGGATGCTCCACCACCGCGGCGCGAACATCCAGATGCTGGACGTTCCCGGGCTCATCGAAGGGGCGGCCGCGGGCAAGGGCGACGGCCAGCAGGTGCTCGCGGTCGTCCGCAACGCCGACCTGATCATCTTCGTCCTCTCCGTGTTCGAGATCGACCAGTACGACCGCCTGCAGGAGGAGTTGTACGACATCAACATCCGCGTCGATCAGGAGCCGCCGCGAGTGACGGTGCGCCCGAAGATCAAGGACGGCATCAAGATCACCTCGAGCACCGACCAGGACTTAGACGAGGAGACGATCAAGCACGTGCTCCGCGAGCACGGGTACGTCAACGCCGACGTCAACCTTCAGGAGACCGTCACCATCGACCGGCTGGTCGACGGCCTGATGGAAAATCGCGAGTACATCCCCTCGATCACCTGCGTCAACAAGGTCGACCTCATCGAGCCCGATTACAAGGAAACGGTGGACGAGGAACTCCGCGAACGCGGGCTCGACCCCGAGGAAGTGACGTTCATCAGCGCCGAGAAGGAGAAGGGCCTCGAGGCCCTGAAAGATCGGATCTGGGAGAACCTCGGCCTCATCCGGGTCTACATGGACAAGCCCGGCCGCGGCGTCGACTGGGAGGAGCCGCTGGTCATCGAGGAGGGGTCGACCGTCGGCGAGGCCATCGAGAAACTCGGCGGCGAGATGGAAGAGCGGTTCCGCTTCGCCCGCGTCACCGGCCCCAGCGCGACCCACGACGAACAGCAGGTCGGCAAGGATCACGTGCTCGAGGACGAGGACGTGCTGAAGCTGATTCTGCGGCGCTGAGGCGGATCGAATCTCGAATCTCGTTTCTCCCGTTTTGCCAGCTCGTGTGCCTACCGCTGAAAGTCCCGTCACCGGAGGAATGCGCAATATTATCCGCTTGCTCAGTCGAGTGACGGACGATGTCCGAATTCGGGGTCCTCTCGCTCGTCCCGCCGCTGCTGGCGATCGTCCTCGCGATCGCGACCCGGCGGCCGATGCTGTCGCTGTTTCTGGGGATCTGGTCGGGGGCGATCATCTACACCGAGAGCCTCGGCATCGCGCAGACGTTCGACTGGATCGTGGGCGCGATCATCGCCGACGACGGCTTTCACGTCCAGATCCTGCTGTTTACGCTCCTGCTCGGGTCGG
The DNA window shown above is from Halopiger xanaduensis SH-6 and carries:
- a CDS encoding transcriptional regulator; protein product: MSRSALVGNVTAMLEDAGFVVSDRCAIRPKSFDVAARRGEDLILVKILGNIDAFNEETGHEMRRLGTYLEATPMVIGLRSRDEDLKPDVVYFRHGVPVLSPDTAYNLFIEDVPPLIYAAPGGLYVNIDGDLLADEREDRDWSLGRLANELGVSRRTVSKYEDGMNASVEVAMELQDLFDAPLTSPVNVLDGADEVHETESTPDDPEADPDDERVVAVLTRAGYEVHPTLRSPFKAVSRDEDDADEDVVLTGHSEFTKAAEKRARIMSSIGHVTHTQSVYVVDRAKRESVDGTALVEREELDDLRNAAELRKVIRERSEHEEAA
- a CDS encoding tRNA(Ile)(2)-agmatinylcytidine synthase → MTIVGLDDTDSRERGMCTTYVAAQVAERLRRDGADVTRLLLVRLNPAVEYKTRGNAALAIHADCDPDRAFEIAREHLEALAETADERTNPGLVVADVDADAADPIPDDIATFARRAIREELPLEAATDLLEHHEYRAWGAGNGRGRIGALAAVGAWRALEEWTHEYISYREPDRWGTPREVDDESVFAAADWGYPAVWDTVDRGENETVCVPHTPGPILHGIRGDDPDAVRAVAERIDSEPVDSSQLFVTNQGTDVHLQDGTIDAVRNGRAYRLEGRVATVPETRRGGHVFFELAAPSERIETAEGEGEDDQPVAHRLECAAFEPTKRFRDRVRSLRVGDRLTVCGEVSRGTLKLEKFAVRDLVTTERVTPTCPDCDRRMESAGRNQGYRCRECGTSAPGKEEVPLERDLEEGWYEVPPCARRHIAKPLVRGGFDAPTHPER
- a CDS encoding VNG_1110C family protein codes for the protein MPDPARLRDSTQIVLRRETLEIADLESQLEEQFTVTIFDEGEGYCRIIGSPVEIKAASDFLVRQGVSVS
- a CDS encoding OBG GTPase family GTP-binding protein encodes the protein MGLEEEIEEIEEEIANTPYNKSTEAHIGRLKSKLAEKKEKLENQQSGSGGGGGYSVEKHGDATVALVGFPSVGKSSLLNSLTNAESETGSYEFTTLDVNPGMLHHRGANIQMLDVPGLIEGAAAGKGDGQQVLAVVRNADLIIFVLSVFEIDQYDRLQEELYDINIRVDQEPPRVTVRPKIKDGIKITSSTDQDLDEETIKHVLREHGYVNADVNLQETVTIDRLVDGLMENREYIPSITCVNKVDLIEPDYKETVDEELRERGLDPEEVTFISAEKEKGLEALKDRIWENLGLIRVYMDKPGRGVDWEEPLVIEEGSTVGEAIEKLGGEMEERFRFARVTGPSATHDEQQVGKDHVLEDEDVLKLILRR